A genome region from Sphingobacteriaceae bacterium GW460-11-11-14-LB5 includes the following:
- a CDS encoding RNA polymerase subunit sigma-70 has translation MTTYRSYTDHELLALLKTNDESAYKEIYNRFWFVLYGHAKRMLTDDEDAEDVVQDVFLTLWTKSEIIDLKTSLSSYLYTVVRNKIFDRFDHAKVKSKYIASLEKFIERGNYEADFLIREKQLHELIQQEINCLPEKMREIFKLSRHSNLSYQEIAEQLGVSEGVVRNQVSRALKILRSKFGIAILIYYYLN, from the coding sequence TTGACAACCTATAGGAGTTATACAGACCACGAGCTGCTTGCATTACTGAAGACTAATGATGAGTCTGCTTATAAAGAAATTTACAATAGATTTTGGTTTGTACTATATGGCCATGCCAAAAGGATGCTTACAGATGACGAAGATGCCGAAGATGTTGTACAGGATGTATTTCTTACCCTTTGGACTAAATCTGAAATTATTGATCTTAAAACTTCTTTATCCAGCTATCTCTATACAGTAGTTCGGAATAAAATTTTTGATCGTTTTGACCATGCTAAGGTGAAGAGTAAATACATAGCTTCACTTGAAAAGTTTATAGAGAGGGGAAACTACGAAGCAGACTTTCTCATCCGAGAGAAACAACTTCATGAACTTATACAACAGGAGATTAATTGCCTTCCCGAAAAAATGCGTGAAATTTTTAAACTCTCTAGACATTCGAACCTATCTTACCAGGAAATTGCTGAACAATTAGGTGTAAGTGAAGGCGTAGTCCGAAATCAAGTCAGTAGGGCATTAAAGATTCTAAGGTCCAAATTTGGAATAGCAATACTGATTTATTATTACCTTAATTAG
- a CDS encoding sialate O-acetylesterase produces MKKTIFSIIISFLALSLHANIRLPGILSSNMVLQQKSTTKLWGWASPAEKIKITTSWDNQVTEVSADGNAAWQVELKTPQAGGPYNITFQAGNKIVLENVWIGEVWVCSGQSNMEWNYSTGIKSIKEEFEHLSKLNIKLFNVPKTTSKTPQDDINSTWTVCDSNTLKTFSAVGYYFGKHLNQDLNIPIGLINSNWGGTPAETWTPEQLVENNAVLKDAATKNAPTAWWPVAPGYTYNAMIAPMVNYSIAGTIWYQGESNRDTPASYTELINTMLGAWRKAWNNDFPFYYVQIAPFKYDKYNVGALVREAQTRNLSTSKTGMVVISDLVTDTLNIHPTNKKDVGLRLANLALAETYGQKKAGYKNPLFKSFTVEKSDIVIEFNNAESGLTIKGDTPKEIFIAGADKLFYPAKVKVKGNKIFVSNAKVKIPAAVRYQFSNAGIGNLFSKAGLPVAPFRTDDWGISVDKIK; encoded by the coding sequence GTGAAAAAAACAATATTTTCCATTATCATCAGCTTTTTAGCGTTATCACTTCATGCCAATATCCGCCTACCGGGTATCTTAAGCAGCAATATGGTATTGCAGCAAAAATCGACGACCAAACTATGGGGTTGGGCTTCGCCTGCAGAGAAAATAAAAATTACCACCTCCTGGGATAATCAGGTAACCGAAGTTAGCGCCGATGGAAATGCAGCCTGGCAGGTTGAACTGAAAACCCCACAGGCTGGCGGTCCGTACAACATCACTTTTCAGGCTGGAAACAAAATTGTACTCGAAAATGTGTGGATAGGAGAGGTATGGGTATGTAGCGGGCAATCGAATATGGAATGGAATTACAGTACCGGAATTAAAAGCATCAAAGAAGAGTTCGAACACCTGAGCAAACTGAATATCAAACTATTCAATGTGCCTAAAACCACTTCAAAAACACCGCAAGATGATATCAATAGCACGTGGACCGTTTGCGACAGCAATACCTTAAAAACTTTTAGTGCAGTAGGCTACTATTTTGGTAAACACCTCAACCAGGACCTGAATATACCCATAGGCCTGATTAACAGCAATTGGGGTGGTACTCCTGCCGAAACCTGGACGCCTGAGCAACTGGTTGAAAATAATGCGGTATTGAAAGACGCAGCAACGAAAAATGCACCTACTGCTTGGTGGCCGGTAGCACCTGGTTATACTTACAATGCCATGATTGCCCCTATGGTTAATTACAGCATTGCAGGAACCATTTGGTACCAGGGCGAAAGTAACAGAGATACGCCTGCAAGTTATACCGAATTAATTAACACGATGTTAGGTGCCTGGCGCAAGGCCTGGAACAATGATTTCCCTTTTTATTACGTGCAGATCGCCCCTTTTAAATACGATAAATACAATGTTGGGGCATTGGTGCGGGAGGCGCAAACCAGGAACCTGTCAACATCAAAAACGGGTATGGTTGTTATTTCTGATCTGGTTACCGATACTTTGAATATTCACCCTACCAATAAAAAAGATGTAGGCTTACGTCTGGCAAATTTAGCATTGGCCGAAACCTATGGACAGAAAAAAGCAGGCTATAAAAATCCACTTTTTAAATCCTTTACAGTAGAAAAAAGCGATATCGTAATCGAATTCAATAATGCAGAAAGTGGATTGACGATTAAAGGAGATACGCCAAAGGAAATTTTTATCGCTGGTGCAGATAAGTTATTTTATCCGGCAAAGGTTAAAGTAAAAGGAAATAAGATTTTTGTTTCAAATGCAAAGGTAAAAATCCCTGCGGCGGTGCGCTATCAATTTAGCAATGCAGGTATAGGCAATCTCTTTAGTAAAGCTGGCTTACCTGTAGCCCCTTTTAGAACCGATGATTGGGGGATTAGTGTGGATAAAATCAAATAA